One Blastocatellia bacterium DNA window includes the following coding sequences:
- a CDS encoding Crp/Fnr family transcriptional regulator, which produces MDKIKAIKQTVLFGSLSDVALSKLSEKAIEKFFNTGEVIFLEGQIAQGMYVVVSGAIRALRTNVDGREQVIHIERAGATFAEIPVFDGGEYPSTVVADEVSELLFIDKQDIYQLCLEHPEIALAALKVLSKRLRYCASLIESLSLKEVSQRIAELLLAEAQENKIIDNTAKFRLKLTNQQIAARVGTVREVVSRSFTRLQQDGLIKLEGREINLLDIKALAKHANSQII; this is translated from the coding sequence ATGGATAAAATTAAAGCTATAAAACAAACTGTATTATTTGGCAGCTTATCAGACGTGGCATTAAGCAAATTAAGCGAAAAAGCTATAGAAAAATTTTTTAATACAGGAGAAGTAATATTTTTAGAAGGTCAGATTGCTCAAGGAATGTATGTTGTAGTTAGTGGAGCAATTCGCGCACTACGAACAAATGTTGATGGACGAGAACAAGTTATTCATATTGAGCGAGCAGGAGCAACATTTGCAGAAATTCCTGTTTTTGATGGTGGAGAGTATCCATCAACAGTTGTAGCAGATGAAGTTAGTGAACTGTTATTTATTGATAAACAAGATATTTACCAACTTTGTCTAGAGCATCCAGAAATCGCGCTAGCAGCATTAAAAGTTCTGTCAAAACGTCTTCGTTACTGTGCATCACTTATAGAATCTTTGTCTCTAAAAGAAGTAAGCCAACGAATTGCAGAATTACTTTTAGCAGAAGCACAGGAAAATAAAATAATTGATAATACTGCTAAATTTAGACTTAAGCTAACTAATCAGCAAATTGCGGCTAGAGTAGGGACGGTAAGAGAAGTTGTATCTCGAAGTTTTACCAGGCTACAACAAGATGGCTTGATTAAATTAGAGGGGCGAGAGATTAATTTACTAGATATAAAAGCTTTAGCTAAACATGCTAATTCCCAGATTATTTAA
- a CDS encoding protein kinase → MALASGTILDVYEIISLLGIGGMGEVYKARDRRLNRVVALKVINSDMASNLENIQRFQQEARAASALNHPNIITIYALGETKLVANTEANPSSEDKELQFIATEYIEGQTLRQYMKAHPGDICELLEIFIQSANALLAAHKAGIIHRDIKPENIMIRTDGYVKVLDFGLAKLVEKQKIDTDEQTVKTNAGVIMGTVQYMSPEQASGLKLDERTDIFSLGIVLYEMLTGLTPFRGKTVSHILVSIIEQPVPNLLTYAKVPIELVQIVNKTLSKDLSSRYQTAKDLVADLKKVKQSLEINPNLLAEVKLGKLTSLPQKILSEVPTVISNDTINDTINTINEDVKKVATKKTTANHSIDQNVINQSTVVNTPKSIVFIGLTNNKKTFGFVGLISLVILVLSLVGYYYFTQPKTVNLTNSVIDSIAVMPFANKSKDNNLEYLSDGITEVLINSISELAHLKVKSRNLVFTYKNKNIDIKELGKQLNVRAVLLSHLEVQGEDVSIHTELIDTLDNNQLWGKSLPSQNERYFLATTRDSRKYCPAIKPTFSWKACDFHQTNYT, encoded by the coding sequence ATGGCTTTAGCTTCAGGCACAATTTTAGATGTTTATGAGATTATTTCCCTGCTAGGTATTGGGGGAATGGGTGAAGTTTATAAAGCACGAGATCGCCGATTAAATCGAGTTGTAGCATTAAAAGTTATTAACTCAGATATGGCTAGCAATTTAGAAAATATCCAACGCTTTCAACAAGAAGCCCGTGCTGCTTCTGCGCTTAACCATCCAAATATTATTACTATTTATGCTTTAGGGGAAACTAAGCTAGTAGCTAATACAGAAGCAAATCCTAGTAGCGAAGATAAAGAGTTACAATTTATTGCTACAGAATATATTGAAGGTCAAACCCTACGCCAATATATGAAAGCCCATCCAGGAGATATTTGCGAACTACTAGAAATCTTTATTCAATCAGCTAATGCTTTGCTTGCTGCACATAAAGCTGGGATTATTCACCGAGATATTAAGCCAGAAAATATAATGATCCGAACAGATGGCTATGTCAAAGTGTTGGATTTTGGATTAGCAAAACTTGTTGAAAAACAAAAAATAGATACAGATGAGCAAACTGTAAAAACAAATGCTGGCGTGATAATGGGAACTGTTCAATATATGTCTCCAGAACAAGCTAGCGGATTAAAACTAGATGAGCGTACAGATATATTTAGCTTAGGCATTGTACTCTATGAAATGCTTACAGGTTTAACACCTTTTAGAGGTAAAACGGTTAGTCATATACTTGTTTCTATTATTGAACAACCTGTGCCTAATTTGTTGACTTATGCTAAAGTACCAATAGAGCTAGTACAAATTGTTAATAAAACCCTCTCAAAAGACTTGTCAAGTCGGTATCAAACGGCAAAAGATCTAGTAGCAGATCTAAAAAAAGTGAAACAATCACTAGAAATAAATCCCAACCTATTAGCGGAAGTAAAGTTAGGTAAACTAACATCTTTGCCGCAAAAAATTCTTAGCGAAGTTCCAACCGTAATAAGTAATGACACAATCAATGACACAATTAATACAATCAATGAAGATGTTAAAAAAGTAGCTACAAAAAAAACTACAGCTAATCACAGTATTGATCAAAATGTTATTAATCAAAGTACAGTTGTAAATACACCTAAGAGCATAGTTTTCATTGGATTAACAAATAATAAGAAAACTTTTGGTTTTGTTGGTTTAATTAGCTTAGTTATTTTAGTGTTAAGTCTTGTGGGGTATTACTATTTTACTCAGCCTAAAACAGTAAATCTAACAAATAGTGTTATTGATTCTATTGCTGTAATGCCATTTGCAAATAAGAGCAAAGACAACAATTTAGAATATTTATCCGATGGTATCACAGAAGTTTTAATTAATAGTATTTCCGAGCTTGCACACTTAAAAGTAAAGTCTCGCAACCTGGTTTTTACTTATAAAAATAAAAATATAGATATAAAAGAGCTAGGCAAACAACTTAATGTTCGTGCAGTATTGCTTAGTCATTTAGAGGTTCAAGGAGAAGATGTTTCTATTCATACAGAATTGATTGATACATTAGATAATAATCAACTTTGGGGAAAAAGTTTACCATCGCAAAATGAAAGATATTTCCTTGCTACAACAAGAGATAGCAGAAAATATTGCCCAGCAATTAAGCCAACATTTAGTTGGAAAGCCTGTGATTTCCACCAAACAAACTACACATAA
- a CDS encoding tetratricopeptide repeat protein — MISTKQTTHNTEAYRFYLQGLYAWNKRTPKQVYLALDYFKQAIDLEPTYALAHIGLADCYNLLGTYNLELPKNTFPKAQAEAKHALAIEPDFANAYASLGYCLTNYFWQFQEAEKAFKRAIELNPTYSTAYHWYGLYLLTNKRFNEAIEILKQAEQLDPISLIINTNLGLAYSLAGQQDKAIEELNKTLNLEPNFALAHFRLGETYLQKGDYVAAILEFQKASKLTEEDLRFVSALGYAYAKAGQNKEAENLLVELEKLSEKRYVAAFDFFLIYYGLGKDKKAFEYLEKAFQDKDNRIIWLAVDPKMQQLKDQEKFKEILKNIETKN, encoded by the coding sequence GTGATTTCCACCAAACAAACTACACATAATACAGAAGCTTATCGTTTTTACTTACAAGGCTTATATGCTTGGAATAAACGAACACCTAAACAAGTATATTTAGCATTAGATTATTTTAAGCAAGCAATAGACTTAGAGCCTACTTATGCTTTAGCACATATTGGACTAGCTGATTGCTATAATTTGTTAGGAACTTATAACTTAGAACTTCCAAAAAACACTTTTCCTAAAGCACAAGCCGAAGCAAAACACGCACTAGCAATAGAGCCTGATTTTGCAAATGCTTATGCTTCTTTAGGATATTGTTTAACAAACTATTTTTGGCAATTTCAAGAAGCTGAAAAAGCTTTTAAGCGAGCAATTGAGCTTAACCCAACTTATAGCACGGCTTATCATTGGTATGGATTATATTTGCTAACAAATAAGCGGTTTAATGAAGCTATTGAAATATTAAAGCAGGCAGAACAACTAGATCCAATTTCTTTAATTATTAATACTAATTTAGGTTTAGCTTATAGTTTAGCAGGTCAACAAGATAAAGCTATTGAAGAGTTAAACAAAACATTAAATCTTGAACCTAATTTTGCTTTAGCACATTTTCGATTAGGAGAAACTTATTTGCAAAAAGGGGATTATGTTGCTGCAATTTTAGAATTTCAAAAAGCTAGCAAGTTAACTGAAGAAGATCTACGATTTGTTTCTGCCTTAGGCTATGCTTACGCCAAAGCAGGTCAAAATAAGGAAGCAGAAAATCTTTTAGTAGAGTTAGAAAAGCTATCTGAAAAGCGTTATGTTGCTGCATTTGACTTTTTTCTAATTTACTATGGATTAGGAAAAGATAAAAAGGCTTTTGAATATCTAGAAAAGGCTTTTCAAGACAAAGATAACCGTATTATTTGGCTAGCAGTTGACCCTAAAATGCAGCAACTAAAAGATCAAGAGAAGTTTAAAGAGATTCTTAAAAATATAGAGACTAAAAACTAA
- a CDS encoding c-type cytochrome, with the protein MDKNKHLLLWSSIAALIMLVFAASKENFWKDWQQIQKSAHADGQTIDVRLRQIVVPELKITDRCVSCHVSMAPGEQAMTGHGALVAHKNVVHDPTVFGCTICHSGQGLATTKEDAHGTVHFWPEPMLPKQFSYAACGTCHTPLAIPSREILNTNKTLFERYDCLACHRLDGRGGTIRPDGGGMEGPDLSRVGIKGYDFGWYEKHAQKHQQAETPAWKNSFGLINENDLSGINSFLATRIGAPKLVEAKALFNSLGCLGCHKVSGVGSDSGPDLSLSGYRDPGQLDFSNVSGSRTLSNWLAEHFRSPVALVAGSQMPAMGLTEDEIELLTMYVLSLRRREVPSNFFPRDHSKVVQFGEREFAKDGATIYGTFCASCHGQKGEGMRYAGTQAFPAIANPDFLAAASDEFLTTSISKGRAGRRMPAWEGASGLKPSEIKAVVEHLRKLGATNFIAEATAPRWANGDVKLGAKLYKASCSGCHGADGQGGEMASIK; encoded by the coding sequence ATGGACAAGAATAAACATCTACTTCTTTGGTCAAGTATTGCAGCATTAATAATGCTTGTTTTTGCTGCTAGCAAAGAAAATTTTTGGAAAGATTGGCAACAAATCCAAAAATCTGCCCATGCTGATGGTCAAACAATAGACGTTCGTTTACGTCAAATTGTTGTTCCAGAGCTTAAAATTACAGATCGTTGTGTTAGCTGTCATGTCTCTATGGCACCAGGTGAACAAGCAATGACTGGGCATGGTGCATTAGTGGCACATAAAAATGTAGTTCATGACCCAACTGTTTTTGGTTGTACTATTTGCCATTCAGGACAAGGACTTGCAACAACAAAAGAAGATGCTCATGGAACGGTGCATTTTTGGCCTGAACCTATGTTGCCAAAACAATTTAGCTATGCTGCTTGTGGAACGTGTCATACACCTTTAGCTATACCTAGCAGAGAAATACTTAACACCAACAAAACATTATTTGAACGCTATGATTGTTTAGCTTGTCATCGCCTAGACGGGCGAGGCGGGACAATTCGCCCTGATGGTGGAGGGATGGAAGGGCCAGACCTTTCCCGCGTTGGAATTAAAGGTTATGACTTTGGCTGGTATGAAAAACATGCTCAAAAACACCAGCAAGCAGAAACTCCTGCTTGGAAAAACTCTTTTGGCTTAATCAATGAAAACGATTTATCAGGAATAAATAGCTTTTTAGCTACTCGTATTGGCGCACCTAAACTTGTAGAAGCTAAAGCATTATTTAATTCTTTAGGCTGTTTAGGCTGTCATAAAGTTAGCGGGGTTGGTAGTGATTCAGGGCCAGACCTCTCCCTAAGCGGTTATAGAGATCCTGGACAACTAGATTTTAGCAATGTGTCAGGCAGTCGCACTTTATCTAATTGGTTAGCTGAACATTTTCGCTCGCCTGTGGCCTTGGTTGCTGGTTCGCAAATGCCTGCAATGGGATTAACTGAGGATGAAATAGAACTCTTAACAATGTATGTGCTTTCGCTACGTCGTCGAGAAGTTCCAAGCAATTTTTTCCCTAGAGATCACTCAAAAGTAGTTCAGTTTGGGGAAAGAGAATTTGCTAAGGATGGAGCAACGATTTATGGCACGTTTTGTGCTAGCTGTCATGGGCAGAAAGGCGAAGGAATGCGCTATGCTGGCACACAAGCTTTTCCTGCTATTGCTAATCCAGACTTTTTAGCTGCTGCGTCAGATGAATTTTTAACTACTAGCATTAGCAAAGGCCGTGCAGGGCGACGAATGCCAGCTTGGGAAGGTGCTAGTGGGTTAAAACCCTCAGAAATTAAAGCAGTAGTTGAACATTTACGCAAGTTGGGAGCTACAAACTTTATTGCTGAAGCTACTGCGCCACGTTGGGCTAATGGGGATGTAAAACTAGGGGCAAAACTTTATAAAGCAAGCTGTTCTGGTTGTCATGGCGCAGATGGACAAGGTGGAGAGATGGCCAGCATTAAATAA
- a CDS encoding FAD-dependent oxidoreductase — translation MTTLKVAVPQEKYHQELISCQMACPVHTDARGYVRAIAEGRFEEAYLIARGPNPFASICGRICGAPCEVACRRGQIPRLDDDGNFVAWDRPVSIRALKRFACEQAGIDTNPTDTVLENIRSYVPQIAGNIEEMSAFLQASIAGKLIKANQEKIAIIGAGPAGLSAAHDLALMGFSPTVFEIEPVAAGMLAVGVPAYRLPRELIAREVALIQALGVEIRCNTTVGKDISFADLRRDFAAVLIAVGAKSSRSLSLPGEAGPRVYGGVDLLRAVSLGESLDLGQDVIVIGGGNVAYDVARTVLRQIAYDTARTAKRLMTVSQVWLVSLESLEEMPADTVEILEGDEEGIIRMNGWGPLEIKRGDNGEVKGVTFKRCLQVYDENKRFAPIFDEKIQQTISCDTVLLAVGQYTNLTFLKDGGTDVAENRPGWPKADPETLATTAPGVFVAGDLAHGTRLLIEAVASGKKAARSIYQYVTGRSLTVESTTAHIVQERYRREAGYETIRRTEIPVIEAEERLKHPETVVETGYNRQQAMCEASRCLDCGVTPVFDGNRCVLCGGCVDVCPTQCLKLVSLSQLDLSPDLQSAINESLGNDSNLDENTAILKDEDRCIRCALCAMRCPADAITMERVTFSNLWRSQ, via the coding sequence ATGACAACGCTAAAAGTAGCTGTTCCACAAGAAAAATACCATCAAGAATTGATTTCTTGTCAAATGGCTTGTCCTGTTCATACAGATGCACGCGGTTATGTTAGAGCTATTGCAGAAGGACGTTTTGAGGAAGCTTATTTAATTGCTCGTGGGCCAAATCCTTTTGCTTCCATTTGTGGGCGAATTTGTGGCGCACCTTGTGAAGTAGCTTGTCGTCGGGGCCAAATTCCTCGCCTAGATGATGATGGTAATTTTGTAGCCTGGGATCGTCCTGTTTCCATCAGAGCCTTAAAACGTTTTGCTTGTGAACAAGCTGGAATAGACACTAACCCCACAGACACAGTTTTAGAAAACATTCGTTCTTATGTCCCTCAAATTGCTGGAAATATTGAAGAAATGAGCGCGTTTCTTCAAGCCAGCATTGCGGGGAAGCTAATAAAAGCTAATCAGGAAAAAATTGCAATTATTGGTGCTGGCCCAGCCGGACTTTCTGCTGCTCATGACTTGGCTTTAATGGGCTTTTCACCAACAGTTTTTGAGATTGAACCTGTTGCAGCAGGAATGCTAGCTGTTGGTGTACCAGCTTATAGATTACCTCGTGAATTAATTGCCCGCGAAGTGGCTTTAATTCAAGCACTTGGCGTTGAAATTCGTTGTAATACCACAGTAGGCAAAGATATTTCTTTTGCTGATTTGCGTCGGGATTTTGCAGCCGTGTTGATTGCTGTTGGTGCTAAGTCTTCTCGTAGCTTAAGTTTACCTGGTGAAGCAGGCCCAAGAGTTTATGGAGGCGTGGATTTATTAAGAGCCGTGTCTTTAGGCGAGTCTTTAGATTTAGGGCAAGATGTAATTGTTATTGGTGGTGGAAATGTTGCTTATGATGTTGCTCGCACTGTACTTAGACAAATTGCTTATGATACGGCTCGCACTGCAAAACGCTTAATGACTGTTTCTCAAGTTTGGCTAGTTTCCCTAGAAAGCTTAGAAGAAATGCCTGCCGATACCGTAGAAATCCTAGAAGGTGATGAAGAAGGCATCATTAGAATGAATGGCTGGGGCCCGCTAGAAATTAAGCGCGGTGATAATGGAGAGGTAAAAGGCGTAACTTTTAAGCGATGTTTACAGGTTTATGATGAAAATAAACGCTTTGCCCCAATCTTTGATGAAAAGATTCAACAAACTATTTCTTGTGATACTGTCCTTTTAGCTGTAGGGCAATACACTAATTTAACTTTCTTAAAAGATGGTGGCACAGACGTAGCAGAAAATCGTCCAGGCTGGCCCAAAGCCGACCCAGAAACTTTAGCTACCACCGCACCAGGTGTTTTTGTTGCAGGTGATCTAGCTCATGGAACAAGACTTTTAATTGAAGCAGTCGCTTCAGGCAAAAAAGCTGCTAGGTCAATTTATCAATATGTAACTGGTCGTAGCTTAACTGTAGAATCCACCACAGCACACATTGTTCAAGAACGATATCGCCGAGAAGCAGGTTATGAAACTATTCGCCGTACAGAAATTCCTGTAATTGAAGCAGAAGAACGGCTTAAACATCCAGAAACAGTAGTTGAAACAGGTTATAACCGTCAACAAGCTATGTGTGAAGCATCGCGCTGCTTAGATTGTGGTGTAACACCTGTTTTTGATGGTAATCGCTGTGTTTTATGTGGTGGTTGTGTTGATGTTTGCCCTACACAATGCTTAAAACTAGTCTCCCTATCGCAATTAGACCTTAGCCCAGATTTACAATCTGCAATTAATGAAAGTTTAGGTAATGATTCAAACCTAGATGAAAATACTGCAATTCTAAAAGATGAAGACCGCTGTATTCGCTGCGCTTTATGTGCAATGCGATGTCCAGCGGACGCTATCACTATGGAACGAGTAACTTTTTCAAACCTTTGGAGGTCGCAATGA
- the ric gene encoding iron-sulfur cluster repair di-iron protein yields MIATATKTLSDYASNVPGAVEVFEEFGLDYCCGGGRMLDQACKEIGLTVDEVLTKISQAEENKKAKSEFIDWSKESLTNLVNYILTTHHIYTKREIEQLPKLLTKVIIAHAENNPELKKLDQILQALVDDLSQHMMKEEQVLFPYITALEKSKAQSEKLPIACFGTVQNPIRVMMFEHDTAGDLLRKMRLVTNDYIIPTDVCPSFRSLYQRLQDLEQDLHKHIHLENNILFPQVIGLESKIFSKV; encoded by the coding sequence ATGATTGCTACAGCAACAAAAACTTTAAGTGATTATGCTAGCAATGTGCCTGGTGCAGTAGAAGTATTTGAAGAGTTTGGGCTTGATTACTGTTGTGGTGGCGGACGTATGTTAGATCAGGCTTGTAAAGAAATAGGTTTAACCGTTGATGAAGTTTTAACAAAAATAAGCCAAGCAGAAGAAAACAAAAAAGCTAAATCAGAGTTTATTGACTGGTCAAAAGAATCTCTTACCAATTTAGTTAATTATATTTTGACTACTCACCATATTTACACCAAACGAGAAATAGAACAACTTCCTAAATTGTTAACCAAAGTAATTATTGCTCATGCAGAAAACAATCCAGAGCTAAAAAAACTAGATCAAATTCTACAAGCTTTAGTAGACGATCTAAGCCAACATATGATGAAAGAAGAGCAAGTGTTATTTCCTTATATAACAGCCTTGGAAAAATCCAAAGCACAAAGCGAAAAATTACCCATCGCTTGTTTTGGTACTGTGCAAAATCCTATTAGAGTAATGATGTTTGAGCATGATACAGCAGGTGATTTATTAAGGAAAATGCGTCTAGTGACTAATGATTACATAATCCCTACAGATGTTTGTCCAAGTTTTCGCAGCCTTTACCAAAGATTGCAAGATTTGGAACAAGACTTGCACAAACACATTCACCTAGAAAACAACATACTTTTCCCACAAGTTATTGGGCTAGAAAGCAAAATTTTTAGCAAAGTTTAA
- a CDS encoding Uma2 family endonuclease, translating to MWISPLLNILDLSFLTENGICYQLIEGELVMSVVPGLSHQRTVFNLLFLLGKYLAQNPVGEVIPGAALIFSDFTYLVADIVYISNLKRGEIIAGEQICAAPELVIEVLSVSLESSHKDRRIKRQIYQKYGVKEYWLVCPEQQNIEIYQTPKLELAKILSGRDVVSSPLLEGFYCLSQEIFKIQSTS from the coding sequence ATGTGGATAAGTCCTTTATTAAACATTTTAGATTTAAGTTTTCTTACAGAAAATGGTATTTGCTATCAACTTATTGAAGGGGAATTAGTTATGTCAGTTGTGCCAGGTTTAAGCCATCAAAGAACCGTTTTTAATCTACTTTTTTTACTAGGAAAATATTTGGCACAAAATCCTGTTGGGGAAGTTATTCCTGGTGCAGCATTAATTTTTAGTGATTTTACTTATTTAGTAGCAGACATTGTTTATATTTCAAACTTAAAGCGAGGTGAAATTATAGCAGGAGAGCAGATTTGTGCTGCTCCAGAACTGGTTATAGAAGTTTTATCTGTGTCGTTAGAGAGTTCTCATAAAGATCGCAGAATAAAACGGCAAATTTATCAAAAATATGGGGTAAAAGAATATTGGCTAGTGTGTCCAGAGCAACAAAATATTGAAATCTATCAAACTCCTAAATTAGAGTTAGCAAAGATTTTATCTGGTCGGGATGTTGTTTCAAGCCCACTTTTAGAAGGTTTTTATTGTCTAAGCCAAGAAATATTTAAGATTCAAAGCACAAGTTGA
- a CDS encoding aldo/keto reductase, with the protein MELKNFADTEIKLTPLGFGAGLIGDENISEKQIETLLNSILDLGINFIDTARSYGISEERIGKYLSNRRKEFILSTKIGYGVEGYNDWTSDCISAGIERALKILKTDYIDIVYLHSCPKETLENTGVMDALIKAVDKGKVRIAGYSGENEALDYAIDTKQFKSVMMSVNICDQRVIKTAIARAKKEKIGVIAKRPVANIAWNYKERPIGNYAEEYWLRLKKMNLDFDIDWLELALRFTAFIDGVDSCVIGTTNLSHIKRNIEIIEKGPLPNEIVVSIKSAFKANDDNWLGQI; encoded by the coding sequence ATGGAACTAAAAAATTTTGCTGATACAGAAATAAAACTTACACCTTTAGGGTTTGGTGCTGGACTAATAGGAGATGAAAATATTAGTGAAAAGCAAATAGAAACGCTATTAAATTCAATATTAGATTTGGGAATTAATTTTATAGACACAGCTAGAAGTTATGGTATTTCTGAAGAGAGAATAGGCAAATATCTTTCTAATAGAAGAAAAGAATTTATTCTATCAACAAAAATAGGCTATGGAGTAGAAGGATATAATGATTGGACAAGTGATTGTATAAGTGCAGGAATAGAACGAGCATTAAAGATATTAAAAACTGATTATATTGATATTGTTTATTTGCATTCTTGTCCAAAAGAAACATTAGAAAATACTGGTGTTATGGATGCGTTAATCAAAGCTGTAGATAAAGGAAAAGTAAGAATAGCTGGATATTCAGGAGAAAATGAAGCTTTAGATTATGCTATTGATACTAAACAATTTAAATCAGTTATGATGTCTGTAAATATTTGTGATCAAAGAGTAATAAAAACTGCAATTGCAAGAGCTAAAAAAGAAAAAATAGGTGTTATTGCTAAACGTCCTGTAGCTAATATTGCTTGGAATTATAAAGAAAGACCTATAGGCAATTATGCGGAAGAATATTGGTTAAGACTAAAAAAGATGAACTTAGATTTTGATATAGACTGGCTAGAATTAGCGTTAAGATTTACTGCTTTTATAGATGGGGTTGATAGTTGTGTTATAGGTACTACTAACCTATCTCATATTAAGCGAAATATTGAAATAATTGAAAAAGGCCCTTTACCTAACGAAATAGTTGTTAGCATCAAATCTGCTTTTAAGGCTAATGATGATAATTGGTTAGGTCAAATATAA
- a CDS encoding Rieske 2Fe-2S domain-containing protein: MTTSSNSSKNLETKQSRLDPEPIPRRDFLGLSALAAAASTLFFALLGMLRLPKTAVLSSPTKQFPVVLPDSLALGEAFIPPGRAVALFKDEKGVHAVSTVCTHLGCVVKANPEGFECPCYGSKFQADGTVTKGPAPTALPWLKVSRNGDKWVVDEATTVEKGTKAT; encoded by the coding sequence ATGACAACTAGTTCTAATAGCTCTAAAAATCTTGAAACAAAACAATCTCGTTTAGATCCAGAACCAATTCCACGCCGAGACTTTCTTGGTTTATCAGCTTTAGCAGCGGCGGCTTCAACCTTATTTTTTGCTTTACTTGGAATGTTACGTTTACCAAAAACAGCCGTTTTGTCATCGCCTACCAAGCAATTTCCTGTTGTTTTGCCAGACTCACTTGCTTTAGGTGAAGCTTTTATCCCACCCGGACGAGCAGTAGCTTTATTTAAGGATGAAAAAGGTGTTCATGCAGTTTCTACTGTTTGCACTCACTTAGGTTGTGTTGTGAAAGCTAATCCAGAAGGGTTTGAATGTCCTTGTTATGGCTCTAAATTTCAAGCAGATGGAACTGTTACAAAAGGCCCTGCTCCAACTGCTTTACCTTGGTTAAAAGTTTCTCGCAATGGCGATAAATGGGTTGTTGATGAAGCAACTACAGTTGAAAAAGGCACAAAAGCAACATAA
- a CDS encoding cytochrome b N-terminal domain-containing protein, with product MDYNNGLRYCYNSRFLITLVTGVLLMFYYKPYPDVAYQSIKDIHFVVPTGQFIRNIHRWAANIMVLTVILHMARAFYTASYRAPREFNWLMGIALLAITLGLSFTGYLLPWDQLAYWAITIGANIAQSPRELTDALNITQYFDPGGLIRLLLLGSDTVGPEALIRFYLLHVMILPLMLGMLMGVHFWRIRKDGGLARPVDAESRLGQLPTKTYPVFTQAPAKTYQLATIVKGRTAAVGRGPETTVPSMPHLFYAEIAVLMFTVFLCVALALISDAPLKELANPAVPENPAKAPWYFLGLQELVSFSAFMGGIGVPTIVMIGLGLIPFLDREKTGTGEWFGGPGGWLLVKWSTVFGLAAPILIETIAIRFGWIREWFPSAPQIIVTLINPATILTLIYALYSVYLVKRYNSTRAGALGLFTCFLCGFLVLTIIGTYFRGPNWVFYWSPADWPKH from the coding sequence ATGGACTACAACAATGGGCTTAGGTATTGCTACAACAGCCGCTTTTTAATTACTTTAGTTACAGGCGTGTTGTTAATGTTTTATTACAAACCTTATCCAGATGTTGCTTATCAATCAATTAAAGACATTCATTTTGTTGTACCTACAGGCCAATTTATTAGAAATATTCATCGTTGGGCTGCAAATATAATGGTGTTAACGGTTATCTTGCATATGGCAAGGGCTTTTTATACTGCTTCATACCGTGCGCCACGTGAATTTAATTGGCTTATGGGCATTGCTTTACTAGCTATTACTTTAGGACTTTCTTTTACTGGTTATCTATTGCCTTGGGATCAATTAGCTTATTGGGCAATCACCATTGGTGCAAATATCGCTCAGTCGCCTAGAGAATTAACAGATGCTTTAAACATCACTCAATATTTTGACCCAGGCGGCTTAATTCGTTTGTTGTTGCTAGGGTCGGATACAGTTGGGCCAGAAGCGTTAATAAGGTTTTATTTGCTACACGTTATGATTTTGCCATTAATGCTAGGAATGCTAATGGGTGTGCATTTTTGGCGGATTCGCAAAGATGGCGGTTTGGCTCGTCCAGTTGATGCTGAAAGTCGTCTAGGACAACTCCCAACAAAAACTTATCCAGTATTTACTCAAGCTCCAGCTAAAACTTATCAATTAGCAACCATTGTTAAAGGGCGGACTGCGGCAGTAGGTCGCGGGCCAGAAACTACCGTCCCATCAATGCCACATCTTTTTTATGCTGAAATAGCAGTCTTAATGTTTACAGTTTTTCTTTGTGTCGCATTAGCCTTAATTTCTGACGCACCACTTAAAGAATTAGCTAATCCAGCCGTCCCAGAAAACCCTGCTAAAGCTCCTTGGTATTTTTTAGGTTTACAAGAGTTAGTATCTTTTTCTGCTTTTATGGGCGGAATTGGTGTTCCAACTATTGTAATGATTGGGCTTGGACTAATTCCTTTTTTAGATCGTGAAAAAACTGGCACTGGAGAATGGTTTGGCGGGCCCGGAGGTTGGTTGTTGGTTAAATGGTCAACAGTTTTTGGACTTGCTGCCCCAATTCTAATTGAAACAATTGCAATTAGGTTTGGTTGGATTCGAGAATGGTTTCCAAGCGCACCACAAATAATAGTTACTCTCATTAATCCAGCAACAATTTTAACTCTAATTTACGCGCTTTATTCTGTGTATTTAGTAAAGCGTTATAACTCCACTCGTGCAGGTGCTTTGGGCTTATTTACCTGCTTTTTATGTGGATTTTTAGTTTTAACCATTATTGGTACTTATTTTCGTGGGCCAAATTGGGTTTTCTATTGGTCGCCAGCAGATTGGCCGAAGCATTAA